A window of Conger conger chromosome 13, fConCon1.1, whole genome shotgun sequence contains these coding sequences:
- the LOC133107514 gene encoding extracellular calcium-sensing receptor-like gives MLLLTDILLLVLFAGLGKPVCRPYGAQDFSQFSKEGNITIGGIFSFHRKPVSVEPTLQVNPGSIQCRGLDQEELQYAQTMIYAIEEINDNSEILPGISLGYRIYDSCPSTLLAVKASLALMNWHEEGTKTCLRPSSVHAVIGETFSSSTIGIARTLGPFHIPVLSHSATCACLSNKQDYPTFFRTIPSDFYQSRALAKLVKYFGWSWVGAIRTNDEYGNNGMATFLKAAKNEGICIEYSVPIHKTDSRKTFLEVVEIIKTSTSKVIVAFAIGHDLDMLIKELFLQNVTGFQWVGSEGWIISSTVASRVNYAVAGGAIGFAPPNIPVPGLKEFIMNTGPLTRPGNLGLVELWESVFNCILIPRKDVSTKTCTGSESLHGKHTRYTDVSDSSLLNNVYKAVYAVAYSLHNLIICKDGHGPFMNKTCADKARIEPWQVLHYLTQVNLTTKHGERIQFDKQGDPAARYSLVNWQLNSHGMVVFEIIGLYDESLPEGQQLVMKDDVQAVWAGGQQEVPRSICSESCLPGTRRALVKGKPICCFDCIPCADGEFSNTTNALTCVACPPEYKSNEERNNCDLKIVEFLTFDELMGILLVAFSVIGGCFTITIALIFFIYKDTPIVKANNSELSFLLLFSLKLCFLCSLTFIGRPSKWSCMLRHTAFGITFVLCISCVLGKTIVVLMAFRATLPGSNVMKWFGPSQQRLSVLALTFIQVLICVLWLTISPPFPNKNMKHYKEKIILECDVGSAVGFWAVLGYIGLLSILCFVLAFLARKLPDNFNEAKFITFSMLIFCAVWITFIPAYVSSPGKFTVAVEIFAILASSYAMLFCIFIPKCYIILLKPEKNTKRNMMEKT, from the exons ATGCTGCTACTCACCGATATCTTGTTACTCGTTTTGTTTGCTGGCCTTGGGAAACCAGTCTGTCGACCATATGGAGCTCAAGACTTCTCACAGTTTTCAAAAGAAGGCAATATCACAATCGGaggcattttttcatttcatcgAAAACCAGTAAGTGTGGAACCAACACTTCAAGTCAACCCTGGAAGTATTCAATGCCGGGG GCTGGATCAAGAAGAACTGCAATATGCACAAACTATGATCTATGCCATTGAAGAGATAAATGACAACTCTGAGATTCTGCCAGGAATATCTTTGGGCTACAGGATTTATGATTCCTGTCCAAGTACTCTTCTTGCCGTAAAAGCATCTCTGGCTCTAATGAATTGGCACGAGGAAGGCACAAAGACCTGCCTCAGACCTTCATCGGTGCATGCAGTAATAGGAGAGACATTCTCATCTTCAACCATTGGGATCGCAAGAACATTGGGACCATTCCACATACCTGTG CTTAGTCATTCAGCCACATGTGCATGTCTCAGTAACAAACAGGATTACCCAACTTTCTTCAGAACCATTCCTAGTGACTTCTATCAAAGCAGAGCCTTGGCAAAGCTTGTCAAGTACTTTGGGTGGAGCTGGGTTGGTGCAATCAGAACAAATGATGAATATGGAAACAACGGAATggctacatttttaaaagcagccAAGAATGAGGGTATCTGCATAGAGTACTCAGTGCCCATCCACAAGACTGACTCTCGAAAGACATTTCTTGAGGTTGTGGAGATTATTAAAACATCAACTTCAAAGGTGATTGTTGCTTTTGCAATTGGTCATGATTTGGACATGCTCATCAAAGAACTGTTCCTGCAGAATGTGACAGGTTTTCAGTGGGTGGGCAGCGAAGGCTGGATCATATCCTCAACCGTTGCATCCCGGGTGAACTATGCAGTGGCTGGAGGGGCCATTGGCTTTGCTCCCCCTAACATTCCTGTACCAGGGCTGAAGGAGTTTATCATGAACACAGGCCCATTGACAAGGCCTGGGAATCTAGGCTTGGTAGAGCTCTGGGAGAGTGTTTTCAACTGCATTCTAATACCTCGCAAGGATGTCAGCACGAAAACTTGCACAGGATCAGAGTCTCTGCATGGAAAACACACCCGCTACACGGATGTATCTGACTCCAGCTTGCTGAACAACGTGTATAAGGCTGTGTATGCTGTCGCCTATTCACTGCACAATCTTATCATATGCAAAGATGGACATGGACCATTCATGAACAAAACATGTGCAGACAAGGCCAGAATAGAACCATGGCAG GTGCTtcattatttgacccaggtaaaCCTCACCACAAAACATGGTGAGAGGATTCAATTTGATAAACAAGGGGATCCTGCAGCAAGGTACTCCTTGGTAAACTGGCAGCTCAATTCCCATGGTATGGTTGTGTTTGAGATCATAGGGCTATATGATGAATCTCTGCCAGAGGGGCAGCAGTTGGTGATGAAGGATGATGTGCAGGCTGTCTGGGCTGGCGGTCAACAAGAG GTACCAAGGTCAATCTGCAGTGAGAGCTGCCTTCCTGGGACACGCAGGGCTTTGGTGAAGGGGAAACCAATCTGCTGCTTTGACTGTATTCCATGTGCAGATGGAGAATTCAGCAACACCACAA ATGCGCTGACGTGTGTTGCATGCCCTCCAGAGTACAAGTCCAATGAAGAAAGAAATAACTGTGATTTAAAAATCGTTGAATTCCTGACCTTTGATGAACTGATGGGGATACTGTTGGTGGCATTCTCTGTAATTGGTGGCTGCTTTACAATCACAATAGCACTAATATTCTTCATCTATAAAGACACTCCCATTGTGAAAGCCAACaactcagagctgagcttcctgctgctctttTCATTGAAACTATGTTTCCTTTGCTCTCTTACCTTCATCGGCCGGCCCTCAAAGTGGTCCTGTATGCTGCGACACACTGCGTTTGGGATCACttttgtcctctgcatctctTGTGTTCTGGGGAAAACAATAGTGGTGTTAATGGCCTTCAGGGCAACACTTCCAGGCAGTAATGTCATGAAGTGGTTTGGGCCTTCCCAGCAGAGACTGAGTGTTCTTGCTTTAACTTTCATACAGGTccttatttgtgtgctttggttAACAATATCCCCTCCATTCCCCAACAAGAACATGAAACACTACAAAGAAAAGATCATTCTAGAATGTGATGTAGGATCAGCAGTGGGGTTCTGGGCTGTACTGGGTTATATTGGGCTCCTCTctatattgtgttttgttttagcttttctgGCTCGTAAGCTGCCTGACAATTTCAATGAAGCcaaattcatcacattcagcatgctcatattctgtgcagtctggatcacctttataccagcttatgtcagctcacctggaaagttcactgtagctgtggaAATATTTGCTATTTTAGCTTCCAGCTATGCaatgcttttttgtatttttatcccaaaatgttacattattcTCCTGAAACCAGAGAAAAACACCAAAAGAAATATGATGGAAAAAACATAA